A single window of Thermostichus vulcanus str. 'Rupite' DNA harbors:
- a CDS encoding type II toxin-antitoxin system PemK/MazF family toxin, whose product MPLAKGDIVLVPFPFTDLSQTKLRPAVILWVEPQGQDITLCFISSQNLERITPDELLLEIGDPEFTQTGLKVTSKIKVTKIITLERQLLQRRLGSLGTQQIQRLNQILIQALQLDV is encoded by the coding sequence ATGCCCTTAGCGAAAGGCGATATTGTGTTGGTTCCATTTCCCTTCACCGACCTTAGCCAAACTAAACTGAGGCCAGCCGTCATTCTTTGGGTCGAACCTCAAGGGCAAGACATTACACTGTGCTTTATCTCTTCGCAGAACCTGGAGCGCATCACGCCGGATGAGTTGCTTCTGGAAATAGGCGACCCAGAATTTACGCAAACAGGACTTAAAGTCACCTCCAAAATCAAAGTGACTAAAATCATCACCCTAGAGCGACAGTTGCTTCAGCGACGATTAGGCAGCCTAGGTACACAGCAGATACAGCGCCTAAACCAAATCCTAATCCAAGCCCTTCAGCTTGACGTGTAA
- a CDS encoding Uma2 family endonuclease — protein sequence MIALNLRPALTLTDEAFEQLCRSNPDLRLERTAQGELIAMAPTGSESGYRNADLLGQLWQWNRQMCLGFIFDSSAGFTLPNGAIRSPDAAWIEKTRWERLSSEQRRKFAPLCPDFVLELKSPNDELPTLQAKLQEYIDNGAQLGWLIDPELQQVHVYRPGQTVQIYDRPGTLPGDPVLPNFVMDFTLIWS from the coding sequence ATGATTGCCCTAAATCTGCGTCCTGCCCTCACCCTGACCGACGAAGCCTTCGAGCAGCTTTGCCGCAGCAACCCCGACCTACGCCTCGAACGCACCGCCCAAGGAGAACTGATTGCCATGGCCCCCACCGGCAGTGAAAGTGGATATCGTAACGCCGATCTGCTGGGTCAACTCTGGCAGTGGAATCGCCAGATGTGCTTGGGCTTCATCTTTGATTCTTCCGCCGGTTTTACCCTACCCAACGGAGCCATCCGCTCTCCCGATGCCGCCTGGATTGAAAAGACCCGCTGGGAACGCCTATCGTCCGAGCAACGCCGTAAATTTGCCCCCCTTTGTCCCGACTTTGTCTTGGAACTCAAATCCCCCAATGACGAGTTACCCACCCTCCAGGCCAAACTGCAAGAATACATCGACAATGGCGCACAACTGGGCTGGCTCATTGATCCAGAACTCCAGCAAGTTCATGTCTATCGCCCAGGGCAAACTGTGCAGATCTATGATCGCCCTGGCACCCTCCCTGGTGACCCCGTCCTGCCCAACTTTGTCATGGACTTTACCCTGATCTGGAGTTAG
- a CDS encoding DUF1156 domain-containing protein yields the protein MKKKLIEVALPLEAINLESVRDKSIRHGHPSTLHLWWARQPLAACRAVLWASLVDDPSSWPDKFPTEADQARERQRLFNILGRITLETDKKGNTKPVVRGLVSWDDVNKANSSELEAAQQEIARCLAWARGEEPPTEPAAVRQYIAKYAPPVYDPFAGGGSIPLEAQRLGLEAHASDLNPVAVLINKALIEIPPKFKDQPPVNPEVRSEYGGVRSEVRQGDALPRIDRLAEGDGSSSGSLSSSSEVAQGGNLRDPFSDNASDRISASQHSRGLDKGIGEGKSTVFSDSARLFSRDGDLTNPLREPGMVSDGSDSNAEKPAGRGESNTDHNAAKDKKREMRSEEPGVRSEKKITQFSLLSSHSYSGAQGLAADVRYYGQWMRDRAFERIGHLYPKVEVRSEDREVSKENGEVSKENGEVSKENGEVSKENREVSKENGEVSKENGEVSKENGEVSKENGEASKENGEASKPSALTPSSPSLLTSKSSFLTVIAWLWARTVKCPNPACGCQMPLVRSFQLSTKKGKEAWVEPEVINHEDTKDTKEDLRDLCDFVVPKIRFVVKSGTGKAPEGTIITRKGAVCPACSTPVQFKYIRSEGMQGHLNQQLMAIVAEGKNGRIYISPNEEHERIANSAQPSWKPDGELPKKHRNFQTPAYGMPNLGDLFTPRQLVALTTFSDLVAEARKQAIQDAIAAGLPDDDVPLHEGGTGARAYGEAIATYLGFGIDRSADRNSSLCSWDVSRDSTRNTFGRQAIPMVWDFAEANPFIDSTGNFLGAIDWIAKVLEIAFPNSQSQAHQQDATAPHPHDTTPKLISTDPPYYDAVPYADLSDFFYVWLRRSLGSIYPNIFSTLLVPKAQELVATPYRFGGDKQKAKEFFEAGLGKAFERLHQIVHSDYPLTVYYAFKQTEEDPSENGLGEEADMDDTPVPLSRSGRGARGEGKASTGWETMLEGLISKGFSIDGTWPMRSGLSNRMVARGTNALASSIVLVCRPRPADAPKITRRQFLTELKRQLPPALKTLQQGSIAPVDLAQASIGPGMAVFSQYAAVLENDGSPMRVRTALQLINQILDEYLTEQEGEFDSDTRWALTWFEQHQFEPGQYGDAETLSKAKNTSIQGMVEAGILEAKGGKVRLLKRSELKSDWDPNSDSRMPDWEIAQYLIHELDQKGEMGAAELLAKLGNRGEIARDLAYRLYSLCDRKGWTQEALPYNSLVISWPEITRLASGVRQDAPIQTSLL from the coding sequence ATGAAAAAAAAGCTCATCGAAGTTGCCCTCCCCCTAGAAGCCATCAACCTAGAATCCGTCCGCGACAAGTCCATTCGCCACGGCCACCCCAGCACGCTGCATCTATGGTGGGCACGGCAACCGTTAGCAGCCTGTCGAGCGGTGTTGTGGGCTTCGTTGGTCGATGACCCCTCCAGTTGGCCCGACAAATTCCCCACTGAGGCAGACCAAGCGCGGGAACGGCAGCGGCTATTCAACATTTTGGGACGCATCACCCTTGAAACGGATAAAAAGGGCAACACCAAACCGGTTGTGCGTGGTTTGGTGTCTTGGGACGATGTGAACAAAGCCAACTCTAGTGAACTGGAAGCAGCACAACAGGAAATTGCCCGGTGCTTGGCGTGGGCGCGCGGCGAAGAACCACCAACAGAACCAGCAGCAGTGCGGCAATATATCGCCAAGTATGCCCCCCCGGTCTATGACCCGTTTGCCGGTGGGGGTTCGATTCCCTTGGAGGCGCAAAGGCTAGGTTTAGAAGCCCATGCCAGTGATTTGAATCCGGTAGCCGTTCTCATCAATAAGGCGCTGATTGAGATTCCACCGAAGTTTAAGGATCAGCCACCTGTGAACCCGGAGGTGAGAAGTGAGTATGGAGGAGTGAGGAGTGAGGTAAGACAGGGAGATGCATTACCGAGAATTGATCGTTTGGCAGAAGGCGATGGCAGCAGCTCAGGAAGTTTATCGTCTAGTTCCGAGGTTGCCCAAGGAGGAAACCTACGGGATCCGTTCTCAGATAACGCGAGCGATCGTATCAGTGCCAGCCAACATAGCCGAGGGTTGGACAAGGGAATCGGAGAAGGAAAAAGTACGGTTTTTAGCGATAGCGCAAGGCTCTTTAGCCGAGACGGAGACCTTACTAACCCTTTGCGAGAACCTGGAATGGTTTCCGACGGATCAGACTCAAACGCTGAGAAACCTGCTGGACGAGGTGAGTCGAATACTGACCACAATGCGGCGAAGGATAAGAAACGAGAAATGAGAAGTGAGGAGCCAGGAGTGAGGAGTGAGAAGAAAATTACTCAATTCTCTCTTCTCTCTTCTCACTCCTATTCCGGCGCGCAGGGCTTAGCGGCAGATGTGCGCTACTACGGGCAGTGGATGCGCGATCGCGCCTTTGAACGCATTGGGCATCTCTATCCGAAGGTTGAGGTGAGGAGTGAGGATAGAGAAGTGAGCAAAGAGAATGGAGAAGTGAGCAAAGAGAATGGAGAAGTGAGCAAAGAGAATGGAGAAGTGAGCAAAGAGAATAGAGAAGTGAGTAAAGAGAATGGAGAAGTGAGTAAAGAGAATGGAGAAGTGAGCAAAGAGAATGGAGAAGTGAGCAAAGAGAATGGAGAAGCGAGCAAAGAGAATGGAGAAGCGAGTAAACCTTCAGCCCTCACTCCTTCCTCTCCCTCACTCCTCACTTCTAAATCCTCTTTTCTCACAGTGATCGCGTGGCTCTGGGCACGAACGGTGAAGTGTCCGAACCCGGCGTGTGGTTGCCAGATGCCGTTGGTGCGGAGTTTTCAGCTTTCCACCAAGAAGGGGAAAGAGGCTTGGGTAGAGCCGGAGGTAATCAACCACGAAGACACGAAGGACACAAAGGAAGATCTTCGTGACCTTTGTGACTTTGTGGTTCCCAAAATCCGGTTTGTAGTCAAGTCAGGGACGGGCAAAGCACCGGAGGGGACGATCATCACTAGAAAAGGTGCAGTATGTCCTGCGTGCAGTACGCCAGTTCAATTTAAATATATTCGTAGCGAGGGAATGCAAGGGCATTTAAACCAGCAATTAATGGCGATCGTTGCTGAAGGAAAAAATGGGCGTATTTACATTTCTCCAAATGAAGAACATGAGCGGATAGCTAATTCTGCTCAACCAAGCTGGAAACCTGATGGCGAATTACCCAAGAAACATCGTAATTTCCAAACTCCTGCTTATGGAATGCCGAATTTGGGCGATCTCTTCACGCCGCGGCAACTGGTGGCCCTCACTACCTTCAGCGATTTGGTGGCGGAAGCACGGAAACAGGCGATTCAGGATGCCATTGCCGCTGGGCTACCGGATGACGATGTGCCGCTGCATGAGGGAGGAACCGGTGCAAGGGCTTATGGAGAGGCGATCGCAACTTATTTGGGATTTGGAATTGATCGATCAGCAGATAGGAACTCTTCTCTTTGCTCATGGGATGTAAGTAGAGACAGTACAAGAAATACTTTTGGAAGACAAGCAATACCAATGGTTTGGGATTTTGCCGAAGCAAATCCATTCATTGACTCTACAGGCAATTTTTTAGGTGCTATTGACTGGATTGCGAAAGTTCTTGAAATTGCCTTTCCTAATTCTCAATCACAAGCCCACCAACAGGATGCCACTGCCCCCCACCCCCACGACACCACCCCCAAACTCATCTCCACCGATCCGCCTTACTACGATGCCGTGCCCTATGCAGACCTCTCCGACTTTTTCTATGTTTGGCTGCGGCGTTCCCTTGGCTCCATCTATCCCAACATTTTCAGCACCCTCTTAGTCCCCAAAGCTCAAGAATTGGTTGCCACTCCCTACCGATTTGGTGGCGATAAACAAAAAGCCAAGGAATTTTTTGAAGCAGGACTTGGTAAAGCCTTTGAGCGTCTTCATCAGATTGTTCACTCAGACTATCCCCTAACGGTCTATTACGCCTTCAAGCAAACCGAAGAAGACCCCTCCGAAAATGGGCTAGGAGAAGAAGCAGATATGGACGACACGCCAGTTCCCCTCTCCCGCTCTGGGAGAGGGGCTAGGGGTGAGGGCAAAGCCTCCACAGGTTGGGAAACCATGCTAGAAGGGTTGATTAGCAAAGGCTTCAGCATTGACGGCACTTGGCCCATGCGGAGCGGACTAAGTAACCGCATGGTTGCTAGAGGCACCAACGCCCTCGCTTCCTCCATCGTCCTCGTCTGCCGCCCCCGCCCTGCCGATGCGCCCAAAATCACCCGTCGCCAATTTCTCACCGAACTCAAGCGCCAACTGCCCCCCGCCCTCAAAACTCTCCAGCAGGGCAGCATCGCCCCCGTCGATCTCGCCCAAGCCAGCATCGGCCCCGGCATGGCGGTTTTCTCCCAATATGCCGCCGTTCTGGAAAACGATGGATCCCCCATGCGCGTGCGGACGGCTCTGCAACTGATCAATCAAATCCTCGATGAATACCTCACCGAGCAAGAAGGCGAATTCGACAGCGACACCCGTTGGGCACTCACCTGGTTTGAACAGCATCAGTTTGAGCCAGGGCAGTACGGCGATGCTGAAACCCTCAGCAAAGCCAAAAACACCAGCATTCAAGGCATGGTCGAGGCGGGCATCCTTGAAGCTAAGGGCGGCAAAGTGCGCTTGCTCAAACGCAGTGAACTGAAGTCAGACTGGGATCCCAACAGCGACAGCCGTATGCCCGACTGGGAAATTGCTCAGTATCTCATCCATGAACTCGATCAAAAGGGGGAAATGGGGGCCGCAGAACTGCTGGCCAAACTGGGCAACCGCGGCGAAATCGCACGCGACCTTGCCTATCGGCTCTATAGCTTGTGCGACAGAAAAGGCTGGACCCAGGAGGCCTTGCCGTACAACAGCCTCGTCATCTCCTGGCCCGAAATCACTCGCTTAGCATCAGGAGTAAGGCAAGATGCTCCCATCCAAACCAGCTTGTTATAA